In Jannaschia sp. M317, a single genomic region encodes these proteins:
- a CDS encoding ParB N-terminal domain-containing protein translates to MSRKRRMFDIDLPEDASPEIPEDREAKARRGPMATAIGEAGAAARHRAEVEADIRAENDALAHELVRLKKLGLVTDLIAVEAVRTTRLTRDRHLSDDLDLGDLKASLRDIGLSNPIRVAPDGQGGYELVQGLRRLTAYRELLAETGEDRWRVIPAGIMAQGETDAGLYRRMVDENLIRKDVSFAEMAQLARAYADEGVEGCADLDQAVNVLYASVAPQKRSYIRRFALVMARLDKVLDHPSAMSRAVGLALADRLEAEPDFAAEVRRALQAHPGRDAAREVAILRDLLAAQSAPVPEKGRGAPRGRRGRVALSVPVGPGVRATATQGKMELRADLDFGAVDRGRLERAIEAFWKEIDAG, encoded by the coding sequence ATGAGCCGCAAGCGCAGGATGTTCGACATCGATCTGCCCGAAGACGCCAGCCCCGAAATCCCCGAGGATCGGGAGGCCAAGGCCCGCCGCGGTCCCATGGCCACCGCCATCGGCGAGGCGGGCGCCGCCGCGCGGCACCGCGCCGAGGTGGAGGCCGACATCCGGGCCGAGAACGACGCGCTGGCGCATGAGCTGGTGCGCCTGAAGAAGCTGGGATTGGTGACCGATCTGATCGCGGTCGAGGCGGTGCGCACCACGCGGCTGACGCGTGACCGGCACCTGTCGGACGATCTGGATCTGGGCGACCTGAAGGCGTCGCTGCGGGACATCGGGCTGAGCAATCCGATCCGCGTCGCACCCGACGGGCAGGGCGGTTATGAATTGGTGCAGGGATTGCGGCGATTGACGGCCTACCGCGAATTGCTGGCGGAGACCGGCGAGGACCGCTGGCGCGTCATTCCGGCGGGCATCATGGCGCAGGGGGAAACCGACGCGGGCCTGTATCGTCGGATGGTGGACGAGAACCTGATCCGCAAGGACGTGAGTTTTGCCGAGATGGCGCAACTGGCCCGCGCCTATGCGGACGAGGGGGTCGAGGGTTGCGCCGATCTGGATCAGGCGGTCAACGTTCTTTATGCCAGCGTCGCGCCGCAAAAGCGGTCGTACATCCGGCGTTTCGCGCTGGTCATGGCGCGGCTGGACAAGGTGCTGGACCATCCCTCTGCGATGTCGCGGGCCGTTGGTCTGGCGCTGGCCGACCGGTTGGAGGCGGAGCCGGATTTCGCCGCTGAGGTCAGGCGCGCCCTGCAGGCACATCCGGGCCGCGATGCCGCGCGCGAGGTGGCGATCCTGCGCGATCTGTTGGCGGCGCAATCCGCGCCGGTGCCCGAAAAGGGCAGGGGGGCCCCGCGCGGGCGGCGGGGGCGCGTGGCGCTGTCGGTGCCGGTCGGGCCCGGCGTGCGGGCGACGGCGACCCAGGGCAAGATGGAGCTGCGGGCCGATCTGGATTTCGGGGCCGTGGATCGGGGGCGGCTGGAACGCGCGATCGAGGCCTTCTGGAAGGAGATCGACGCAGGCTGA